A region of Arabidopsis thaliana chromosome 5, partial sequence DNA encodes the following proteins:
- the MYB24 gene encoding myb domain protein 24, with protein MCNIGLKRTGKSCRLRWLNYLRPDVRRGNITPEEQLTIMELHAKWGNRWSKIAKHLPGRTDNEIKNFWRTKIQKYIIKSGETTTVGSQSSEFINHHATTSHVMNDTQETMDMYSPTTSYQHASNINQQLNYGNYVPESGSIMMPLSVDQSEQNYWSVDDLWPMNIYNGN; from the exons atgtgtAATATAGGACTAAAACGCACCGGGAAAAGTTGCCGGCTCCGGTGGCTGAACTACCTCCGACCTGATGTGCGACGGGGAAATATCACACCAGAAGAACAGCTCACCATCATGGAACTTCATGCAAAATGGGGAAATAG GTGGTCAAAAATTGCAAAGCATTTACCAGGAAGAACCGACAATGAGATAAAGAATTTTTGGAGGACTAAGATCCAGAAATACATCATCAAGAGCGGAGAAACGACGACCGTTGGATCACAAAGCTCCGAGTTTATAAACCATCATGCGACAACGAGCCATGTCATGAATGATACTCAAGAAACCATGGATATGTATTCTCCAACGACGTCGTATCAACATGCCAGCAATATTAATCAGCAGCTTAATTATGGTAATTATGTGCCTGAATCCGGTTCGATCATGATGCCATTATCTGTTGATCAATCCGAACAAAACTATTGGAGCGTCGATGATCTTTGGCccatgaatatatataatggtaattaa
- the MYB24 gene encoding myb domain protein 24 (myb domain protein 24 (MYB24); CONTAINS InterPro DOMAIN/s: SANT, DNA-binding (InterPro:IPR001005), Homeodomain-like (InterPro:IPR009057), Myb, DNA-binding (InterPro:IPR014778), HTH transcriptional regulator, Myb-type, DNA-binding (InterPro:IPR017930), Homeodomain-related (InterPro:IPR012287), Myb transcription factor (InterPro:IPR015495); BEST Arabidopsis thaliana protein match is: myb domain protein 21 (TAIR:AT3G27810.1); Has 8771 Blast hits to 8031 proteins in 467 species: Archae - 0; Bacteria - 0; Metazoa - 787; Fungi - 465; Plants - 5769; Viruses - 6; Other Eukaryotes - 1744 (source: NCBI BLink).), translating to MEKRESSGGSGSGDAEVRKGPWTMEEDLILINYIANHGEGVWNSLAKSAGLKRTGKSCRLRWLNYLRPDVRRGNITPEEQLTIMELHAKWGNRWSKIAKHLPGRTDNEIKNFWRTKIQKYIIKSGETTTVGSQSSEFINHHATTSHVMNDTQETMDMYSPTTSYQHASNINQQLNYGNYVPESGSIMMPLSVDQSEQNYWSVDDLWPMNIYNGN from the exons atggagaaaagagaaagtagTGGTGGGTCTGGATCAGGAGATGCAGAGGTGAGAAAAGGGCCATGGACGatggaagaagatttgattctCATCAATTATATCGCCAATCATGGTGAAGGTGTTTGGAACTCTCTCGCCAAATCTGCAG GACTAAAACGCACCGGGAAAAGTTGCCGGCTCCGGTGGCTGAACTACCTCCGACCTGATGTGCGACGGGGAAATATCACACCAGAAGAACAGCTCACCATCATGGAACTTCATGCAAAATGGGGAAATAG GTGGTCAAAAATTGCAAAGCATTTACCAGGAAGAACCGACAATGAGATAAAGAATTTTTGGAGGACTAAGATCCAGAAATACATCATCAAGAGCGGAGAAACGACGACCGTTGGATCACAAAGCTCCGAGTTTATAAACCATCATGCGACAACGAGCCATGTCATGAATGATACTCAAGAAACCATGGATATGTATTCTCCAACGACGTCGTATCAACATGCCAGCAATATTAATCAGCAGCTTAATTATGGTAATTATGTGCCTGAATCCGGTTCGATCATGATGCCATTATCTGTTGATCAATCCGAACAAAACTATTGGAGCGTCGATGATCTTTGGCccatgaatatatataatggtaattaa
- the GRXC2 gene encoding Glutaredoxin family protein (Glutaredoxin family protein; FUNCTIONS IN: electron carrier activity, arsenate reductase (glutaredoxin) activity, protein disulfide oxidoreductase activity; INVOLVED IN: cell redox homeostasis; LOCATED IN: plasma membrane, vacuole; EXPRESSED IN: 28 plant structures; EXPRESSED DURING: 15 growth stages; CONTAINS InterPro DOMAIN/s: Glutaredoxin (InterPro:IPR002109), Thioredoxin fold (InterPro:IPR012335), Glutaredoxin subgroup (InterPro:IPR014025), Glutaredoxin active site (InterPro:IPR011767), Glutaredoxin, eukaryotic/virial (InterPro:IPR011899), Thioredoxin-like fold (InterPro:IPR012336); BEST Arabidopsis thaliana protein match is: Thioredoxin superfamily protein (TAIR:AT5G63030.1); Has 8321 Blast hits to 8287 proteins in 1331 species: Archae - 8; Bacteria - 4006; Metazoa - 622; Fungi - 448; Plants - 928; Viruses - 111; Other Eukaryotes - 2198 (source: NCBI BLink).), translating to MAMQKAKEIVNSESVVVFSKTYCPYCVRVKELLQQLGAKFKAVELDTESDGSQIQSGLAEWTGQRTVPNVFIGGNHIGGCDATSNLHKDGKLVPLLTEAGAIAGKTATTSA from the exons ATGGCGATGCAGAAAGCTAAGGAGATCGTTAACAGCGAATCAGTCGTTGTTTTCAg CAAGACTTATTGTCCATATTGCGTGAGAGTGAAGGAGCTTTTGCAACAATTGGGAGCTAAGTTCAAGGCCGTTGAGCTCGACACCGAAA GTGATGGTAGCCAAATTCAATCAGGTCTCGCAGAATGGACAGGACAACGTACCGTGCCTAATGTGTTTATAGGAGGAAATCACATCGGTGGCTGTGATG CAACATCAAACTTGCATAAAGATGGGAAGTTGGTTCCGCTGTTAACTGAAGCTGGAGCGATCGCAGGAAAGACTGCAACAACTTCTGCTTAA
- the GRXC2 gene encoding Glutaredoxin family protein (Glutaredoxin family protein; FUNCTIONS IN: electron carrier activity, arsenate reductase (glutaredoxin) activity, protein disulfide oxidoreductase activity; INVOLVED IN: cell redox homeostasis; LOCATED IN: plasma membrane; EXPRESSED IN: 27 plant structures; EXPRESSED DURING: 15 growth stages; CONTAINS InterPro DOMAIN/s: Thioredoxin fold (InterPro:IPR012335), Glutaredoxin (InterPro:IPR002109), Glutaredoxin, eukaryotic/virial (InterPro:IPR011899), Glutaredoxin subgroup (InterPro:IPR014025), Thioredoxin-like fold (InterPro:IPR012336); BEST Arabidopsis thaliana protein match is: Thioredoxin superfamily protein (TAIR:AT5G63030.1); Has 30201 Blast hits to 17322 proteins in 780 species: Archae - 12; Bacteria - 1396; Metazoa - 17338; Fungi - 3422; Plants - 5037; Viruses - 0; Other Eukaryotes - 2996 (source: NCBI BLink).), with protein sequence MDSIMCVSSWKFYTMNDSWMYLDAFVYQWMILSYLIGNFSGICSKTYCPYCVRVKELLQQLGAKFKAVELDTESDGSQIQSGLAEWTGQRTVPNVFIGGNHIGGCDATSNLHKDGKLVPLLTEAGAIAGKTATTSA encoded by the exons ATGGATTCGATTATGTGTGTTTCATCATGGAAATTTTATACGATGAACGATTCATGGATGTATCTAGACGCTTTTGTGTACCAATGgatgattttgagttatttaATTGGTAATTTTTCTGGAATTTGCAGCAAGACTTATTGTCCATATTGCGTGAGAGTGAAGGAGCTTTTGCAACAATTGGGAGCTAAGTTCAAGGCCGTTGAGCTCGACACCGAAA GTGATGGTAGCCAAATTCAATCAGGTCTCGCAGAATGGACAGGACAACGTACCGTGCCTAATGTGTTTATAGGAGGAAATCACATCGGTGGCTGTGATG CAACATCAAACTTGCATAAAGATGGGAAGTTGGTTCCGCTGTTAACTGAAGCTGGAGCGATCGCAGGAAAGACTGCAACAACTTCTGCTTAA
- the MYB115 gene encoding myb domain protein 115 (myb domain protein 115 (MYB115); CONTAINS InterPro DOMAIN/s: SANT, DNA-binding (InterPro:IPR001005), Homeodomain-like (InterPro:IPR009057), Myb, DNA-binding (InterPro:IPR014778), HTH transcriptional regulator, Myb-type, DNA-binding (InterPro:IPR017930), Homeodomain-related (InterPro:IPR012287), Myb transcription factor (InterPro:IPR015495); BEST Arabidopsis thaliana protein match is: myb domain protein 118 (TAIR:AT3G27785.1); Has 30201 Blast hits to 17322 proteins in 780 species: Archae - 12; Bacteria - 1396; Metazoa - 17338; Fungi - 3422; Plants - 5037; Viruses - 0; Other Eukaryotes - 2996 (source: NCBI BLink).), with the protein MYHQNLISSTPNQNSNPHDWDIQNPLFSIHPSAEIPSKYPFMGITSCPNTNVFEEFQYKITNDQNFPTTYNTPFPVISEGISYNMHDVQENTMCGYTAHNQGLIIGCHEPVLVHAVVESQQFNVPQSEDINLVSQSERVTEDKVMFKTDHKKKDIIGKGQWTPTEDELLVRMVKSKGTKNWTSIAKMFQGRVGKQCRERWHNHLRPNIKKNDWSEEEDQILIEVHKIVGNKWTEIAKRLPGRSENIVKNHWNATKRRLHSVRTKRSDAFSPRNNALENYIRSITINNNALMNREVDSITANSEIDSTRCENIVDEVMNLNLHATTSVYVPEQAVLTWGYDFTKCYEPMDDTWMLMNGWN; encoded by the exons ATGTATCACCAAAATCTGATTTCATCGACCCCAAACCAAAATTCTAATCCTCACGATTGGGATATTCAAAATCCTTTATTTTCCATACATCCTTCAGCTGAAATACCCTCAAAATATCCCTTTATGGGTATCACTTCTTGCCCAAACACCAATGTTTTTGAGGAatttcaatataaaataacCAACGATCAAAACTTTCCAACGACCTATAACACCCCATTCCCTGTAATATCTGAAGGTATATCATACAATATGCATGATGTTCAAGAGAATACTATGTGTGGTTATACTGCTCACAATCAAGGGCTTATCATTGGTTGTCACGAGCCAGTTCTTGTTCATGCCGTGGTTGAGTCTCAGCAATTTAATGTCCCACAGTCAGAGGATATCAATTTAGTATCTCAGAGTGAGAGGGTCACAGAAGATAAGGTAATGTTCAAAACCGATCATAAGAAGAAAGACATTATTGGCAAAGGGCAATGGACTCCTACTGAAGACGa GTTGTTGGTGAGAATGGTGAAAAGTAAAGGAACGAAAAACTGGACATCAATCGCAAAAATGTTCCAAGGACGAGTAGGAAAACAATGTCGAGAGAGGTGGCATAACCATCTTCGACCAAACATCAAG aaaaatgattggagtgaagaagaagatcaaataCTTATTGAAGTCCACAAGATAGTTGGCAACAAATGGACCGAAATTGCTAAAAGACTTCCTGGACGAAgtgaaaatattgttaaaaatCATTGGAATGCTACAAAACGTCGACTACACTCCGTAAGGACTAAGAGAAGTGATGCTTTTTCCCCTCGCAACAATGCCCTTGAAAATTACATAAGGTCTATCACAATCAACAACAATGCCCTTATGAACAGAGAAGTTGATTCTATAACTGCAAACTCGGAAATTGATAGTACCAGATGTGAGAATATTGTTGACGAGGTGATGAATCTGAATCTGCACGCTACAACGTCCGTTTATGTTCCGGAGCAAGCAGTGTTGACATGGGGttatgattttacaaaatgttATGAACCCATGGATGATACATGGATGCTCATGAATGGTTGGAATTAA